The following are from one region of the Abiotrophia defectiva ATCC 49176 genome:
- a CDS encoding low molecular weight protein-tyrosine-phosphatase yields MVKVIFVCLGNICRSPMAEAIFSHLVAEAGLSDQIEIDSAATSPWEIGKTIHEGANERLQALGIPTPKHVARQLDIEDIKADYIIGMDEPNLRAINYLIGARPSGEVNMLLHYAGEETQIADPWYTEDFDTAFSEIYRGCQALLAHIQSRHSFNQEAPSI; encoded by the coding sequence ATGGTTAAAGTTATATTTGTTTGCTTGGGTAATATCTGCCGATCACCAATGGCAGAAGCCATCTTCAGTCATTTAGTGGCCGAAGCCGGTCTAAGCGACCAAATAGAAATCGATTCTGCTGCAACTAGCCCTTGGGAAATTGGAAAAACGATTCATGAAGGTGCCAATGAGCGTCTTCAAGCCTTAGGAATTCCTACCCCAAAACACGTCGCGCGACAACTAGATATCGAAGATATCAAGGCTGACTATATCATTGGTATGGATGAACCTAACTTACGGGCCATCAATTATCTGATTGGTGCTCGCCCTAGTGGCGAAGTCAATATGCTCTTGCACTATGCTGGAGAAGAAACTCAGATTGCTGACCCTTGGTACACCGAAGACTTTGATACAGCTTTTTCTGAAATCTATCGCGGTTGCCAAGCACTCTTGGCTCACATTCAATCCCGCCATAGTTTTAATCAAGAAGCACCTTCGATTTAA
- a CDS encoding patatin family protein, giving the protein MRIGMVFEGGGMRGLYTAGVLDSLMTAQIPVDEIVAVSAGALFGANYLSGQIGRAWRYNRRYLGDKRYMSLSSWLKTGNYVNKEFAYYQVPMILDPFDNEHFKASQARFHAVVTHVASGRAEYALIEDVFTQMEVLRASSALPFVSKMIQLDASPCLSGGAYLDGGISDSIPVHYARQLGVDKLIVVLTRPDSYRKSTHSNPFYSMFYHRFPAFVQALKERNIRYNQTLNQIESLEAQGELFAIRPSAHLKVGRFESDIAVLESLYNLGQQDGRNQINPLKIYLQM; this is encoded by the coding sequence ATGCGGATAGGCATGGTCTTCGAAGGCGGTGGGATGCGCGGTTTATACACAGCCGGTGTCCTAGATAGTCTAATGACAGCCCAAATCCCAGTAGATGAGATTGTGGCTGTTTCAGCAGGGGCCCTTTTCGGGGCTAATTATCTCAGTGGTCAAATTGGTCGGGCATGGCGTTATAATCGACGCTATCTTGGCGACAAACGTTATATGAGTCTAAGCTCTTGGCTCAAGACTGGTAACTATGTCAACAAGGAATTCGCCTACTACCAAGTCCCTATGATCCTGGATCCTTTCGATAACGAACACTTTAAAGCTTCCCAGGCCCGTTTTCATGCAGTGGTCACCCATGTAGCCAGTGGGAGAGCTGAATACGCCCTAATCGAGGACGTATTTACTCAAATGGAAGTTCTAAGAGCCAGTTCCGCCCTACCCTTCGTCTCTAAAATGATTCAGTTAGACGCTAGCCCTTGTTTAAGTGGTGGCGCCTACCTCGACGGTGGTATTAGTGATAGCATCCCAGTCCATTATGCGCGCCAACTGGGTGTTGATAAGTTGATTGTGGTCCTTACCAGACCCGATTCTTACCGCAAATCCACTCACTCGAACCCATTTTATTCAATGTTCTACCACCGCTTCCCTGCTTTTGTCCAAGCCCTGAAAGAGCGTAACATCCGCTATAATCAGACCTTGAATCAAATTGAAAGCTTGGAAGCACAAGGCGAATTATTCGCCATCCGCCCATCTGCCCACCTTAAAGTTGGCAGATTTGAAAGTGACATCGCCGTATTAGAGTCACTCTACAACTTAGGTCAACAAGATGGACGAAACCAAATAAATCCCCTCAAAATTTACTTACAAATGTAA
- a CDS encoding AAA family ATPase — protein MVKRKKLENVTSLGIVFGTFAPLHVGHIDIINQAKRHNDGVLTIVSGYDGDRGDLIGLSLRKRFRYTRETFRYDDLVIVDKLDENHIPVYPNGWVEWLAKLDESIAQYVTFSGPAKIVVYCGETEYKDKINELRPDWEVVLVDRSIIKISGTMIRNNPRAHWHQIAKPFRRFFSTNVLIAGSASNGKTTLARDLSRLFGCPWSPEYAREYQERYNVLDDELDKNDYTYLFTGQFRQTSDLIDSPANNGLIIADTNSTITMAYAEYYLKDSLSEEDFQALTDVYQSMIEKEKWDKIFVVLPQSNYVDDGVRDMTMADEETRDAFTSLTIQLFEEAGLADKIVYLGNPKPGQTFFESLYETAKIEIASLLNQEV, from the coding sequence ATGGTAAAACGAAAGAAGTTAGAGAATGTGACGTCCCTTGGTATCGTCTTTGGGACTTTCGCCCCGCTACACGTTGGGCATATTGATATTATTAACCAGGCCAAGCGCCACAATGATGGGGTCCTAACCATCGTGTCAGGTTATGATGGGGACCGAGGGGATCTAATCGGGCTGAGTCTACGCAAGAGATTTCGTTATACGCGTGAGACTTTCCGCTATGATGACTTGGTCATTGTCGATAAGCTAGATGAGAATCATATTCCAGTCTATCCTAATGGTTGGGTAGAGTGGCTAGCCAAGCTCGATGAGTCCATTGCCCAGTATGTGACCTTCAGTGGCCCAGCTAAGATTGTGGTCTATTGTGGCGAGACAGAGTACAAGGATAAGATTAATGAACTGCGACCTGACTGGGAAGTAGTCCTGGTAGACCGTTCCATAATTAAGATTTCAGGGACCATGATTCGAAATAATCCTCGTGCCCATTGGCATCAGATTGCCAAGCCGTTCCGTCGTTTCTTCTCGACTAATGTCCTTATTGCAGGCTCTGCTTCCAACGGTAAGACCACCTTGGCGCGGGATTTATCACGTCTCTTCGGTTGCCCTTGGTCACCGGAATATGCCCGCGAGTACCAGGAACGTTACAATGTCTTAGATGATGAGTTGGACAAAAACGACTACACCTATCTCTTTACCGGCCAGTTCCGTCAGACTTCGGACTTGATTGACTCGCCGGCCAATAATGGCCTCATCATCGCTGATACCAACTCGACCATTACCATGGCCTATGCAGAGTACTATCTCAAGGACAGTCTGTCTGAGGAAGATTTCCAAGCCTTGACAGACGTCTACCAGTCCATGATTGAGAAAGAAAAATGGGACAAAATCTTTGTCGTCCTACCACAATCGAACTATGTGGACGATGGAGTTCGGGATATGACCATGGCGGATGAAGAAACCCGCGATGCCTTCACCTCCCTAACCATCCAGCTCTTTGAAGAAGCGGGATTGGCTGACAAGATTGTCTACTTGGGTAATCCTAAGCCGGGCCAGACCTTCTTCGAGAGTCTCTATGAAACAGCCAAAATTGAAATTGCAAGCTTATTGAATCAGGAGGTATAG
- the pnuC gene encoding nicotinamide riboside transporter PnuC produces the protein MSIVEKFKTKWTKLHDYCTSGYKVTGRNLKILAGDTKKLGFAGVVKAIYEDLVVGRTPLEWAYLIIMSIVPIIVALRDPDSTLLGFIASITGVINVILVAEGRKSNYFFGVITTSIYLFLAIGNGFYGEVLTNAYFVVMQPIGLYVWLMADRKRREQTHQVEDTPTNVKSRRMSLVDWIIALAQTAIVWLLMGLAYKSIGANRPFRDSVTDGTNVVGQKLMTELYAEQWLFWIATNLFSIYLWWGTDGSVDIVVMYLLFTVNSIVGMYRWIQQAQANQ, from the coding sequence ATGTCAATTGTTGAAAAATTTAAGACTAAGTGGACCAAACTCCACGATTACTGCACATCAGGCTATAAGGTAACAGGGCGCAACCTCAAAATCTTGGCCGGCGACACGAAGAAATTAGGCTTTGCTGGCGTCGTTAAGGCCATTTATGAGGACTTAGTAGTGGGCCGTACTCCACTGGAGTGGGCTTACTTAATCATTATGTCCATTGTGCCAATTATTGTTGCTTTGCGCGACCCAGATTCAACCTTGCTAGGCTTTATCGCTTCTATTACAGGAGTTATTAACGTTATTTTGGTAGCTGAGGGCCGTAAATCCAATTACTTCTTTGGTGTCATTACGACCAGTATTTACTTATTTTTAGCTATCGGTAATGGATTCTATGGTGAGGTGTTAACTAATGCCTACTTCGTAGTTATGCAACCGATTGGCCTTTATGTCTGGCTTATGGCAGACCGTAAGCGTCGAGAACAAACCCATCAAGTAGAAGACACACCTACTAATGTCAAGTCCCGTCGCATGAGCTTGGTGGATTGGATTATTGCTTTAGCTCAAACTGCCATTGTTTGGCTTCTCATGGGCTTAGCCTATAAGTCTATCGGTGCTAATCGACCATTCCGTGATTCTGTGACTGATGGGACCAATGTGGTGGGGCAGAAGTTAATGACCGAGCTCTATGCCGAACAATGGCTCTTCTGGATTGCTACCAATCTCTTCTCCATTTACCTCTGGTGGGGCACTGATGGCTCCGTCGATATTGTGGTCATGTACCTGCTCTTCACAGTAAACAGCATTGTCGGCATGTATCGCTGGATTCAACAAGCTCAGGCCAATCAATAA
- a CDS encoding NUDIX hydrolase → MPEFKDPQAENHYYETEASQEEFLTWYQKQEFPNYPKPALTVDNVILRWYQADPEEAPQLQLLLIKRKAHPFLGHYALPGGFVEPDEDTTQATIREVLEETHIALDPLRIEQLETFASPGRDPRAWVVSVAHIVYLPYDSGQEAVAGDDASAICWANLSVTESGALLLVDSESQDFIHDLAFDHELIITKAVRRLSNKLEYHPTVLSLLPSTFTIKDVRAIFDVFNHPQFRHVGMTAFRLRQEKYLTFLEFGHAGAGKRGRSHKTYTYQLNPFY, encoded by the coding sequence ATGCCTGAATTTAAGGACCCTCAAGCCGAAAACCACTATTATGAGACTGAGGCCAGCCAGGAAGAATTTTTGACCTGGTACCAAAAACAGGAATTTCCCAACTATCCCAAACCAGCCTTAACGGTAGACAATGTAATCTTACGTTGGTATCAGGCCGACCCAGAGGAGGCGCCCCAGCTGCAATTGCTCTTAATCAAGCGCAAGGCTCATCCTTTCTTGGGTCACTATGCCTTGCCGGGTGGCTTTGTCGAACCAGATGAAGACACTACCCAGGCCACTATTCGTGAGGTGCTAGAGGAAACCCATATTGCCTTGGACCCGCTGCGCATTGAGCAGTTGGAGACCTTTGCCAGTCCAGGTCGCGATCCACGCGCCTGGGTGGTCTCGGTGGCCCATATCGTCTACCTACCCTATGATAGCGGCCAGGAGGCGGTGGCAGGGGATGATGCCAGCGCTATTTGCTGGGCTAATCTCTCGGTGACCGAGTCAGGAGCTCTCTTACTAGTGGATAGTGAAAGTCAAGACTTCATTCATGACTTGGCCTTCGACCACGAGCTGATTATTACCAAGGCAGTGAGACGTCTATCCAATAAGTTGGAGTACCATCCGACGGTTCTGTCGCTTCTGCCAAGCACCTTCACCATTAAGGATGTCCGGGCCATCTTCGATGTCTTCAATCATCCCCAATTCCGCCATGTGGGCATGACGGCCTTCCGATTGCGTCAGGAGAAGTATCTGACCTTCCTGGAATTTGGCCATGCGGGTGCCGGTAAACGAGGGCGTAGTCACAAAACCTACACTTATCAACTCAATCCATTTTATTAG
- a CDS encoding DUF3021 domain-containing protein, with protein sequence MLKTHTLAFVNGLLIGSLTYLLCTLVFLRTSSIRPAEVIAVLIMSGLIGLVTLHYQGWEEDHNLTLALSLHFASILIIVGITALYNGWISFTWQELLPFVGAVLIIYILVWQGMIWHRRLDVAATNHLIQKRRQKSN encoded by the coding sequence ATGTTAAAAACACATACCTTAGCCTTCGTCAATGGCCTTCTGATTGGCTCGCTCACCTATCTGCTCTGTACCTTGGTCTTCCTCCGAACCAGCTCCATTAGACCTGCTGAAGTGATTGCAGTGCTTATCATGAGTGGCCTTATCGGCCTTGTCACCCTTCACTATCAGGGGTGGGAAGAAGATCATAACCTAACGCTGGCCCTGTCTCTTCATTTTGCCTCTATCCTAATCATTGTCGGTATCACGGCCCTCTACAATGGCTGGATTAGCTTTACTTGGCAGGAATTGCTGCCTTTTGTTGGTGCTGTTCTAATCATCTACATCTTAGTCTGGCAAGGCATGATTTGGCATCGCCGCTTGGATGTGGCGGCCACCAACCATCTGATTCAAAAACGACGTCAAAAGTCTAACTAG
- a CDS encoding LytTR family DNA-binding domain-containing protein → MNIRFEPNPQLAPDTVNVTVEAANLNAEALQVLQLLEENQNASSGLPRLPLLVDDKTIMVASQDLIAMEVYQNELTVYTQQATYLVKGQLNKMLERLDGRDFVQVSKSALLNINHLHTLEMGFSGNMVALMTHKIKLGVSRKYLPALKQALGMGGI, encoded by the coding sequence GTGAATATACGATTTGAGCCCAATCCCCAACTCGCCCCTGATACGGTCAATGTGACGGTGGAAGCGGCTAATCTTAACGCGGAGGCTCTGCAAGTCCTGCAGCTTTTGGAAGAAAATCAAAATGCCTCTTCAGGCCTTCCGCGGCTTCCGCTCCTAGTCGATGACAAGACCATCATGGTGGCTAGTCAAGATTTGATTGCCATGGAAGTCTATCAGAATGAGTTGACCGTCTATACCCAACAGGCTACTTACCTAGTCAAAGGCCAGCTCAATAAGATGTTGGAACGCTTAGACGGGCGAGACTTTGTCCAAGTCTCCAAGAGCGCCCTGCTCAATATCAACCATCTGCACACGCTTGAAATGGGATTTTCTGGCAATATGGTAGCCTTAATGACCCACAAAATCAAACTTGGCGTTAGCCGCAAATACCTGCCAGCACTCAAGCAAGCGCTGGGCATGGGAGGGATATAA
- a CDS encoding ABC transporter permease: MLHFTLRCLRLYFIQKSRVFFSLLGALITFILYLAFLKDNMASSWPQLPGVNTFLDYWLLGGILAIVGATTSAAGLSQMVADKEKGVLADFLLTDLSYNQMQFGYFLASALISLIMQVLALGLLFAYYALTAGMTLSGLQLLQLLGAMVLSALVWTSFNVLLFGFVTSVTSFGHVMLLLSTSLGFFAGVYLPLGLLPQVSRWVIQVTPAPYFSSLFRHILLAPTQEAMTQQVPDFMLQQILRHTGVGLDVGFLTSASQEVLILLGFGLLFLILMPILGKFSRKLALHSL; encoded by the coding sequence ATGTTACACTTCACACTTCGTTGCCTACGCCTCTACTTCATCCAAAAGAGTCGTGTCTTCTTCTCACTCTTAGGTGCCCTCATCACCTTCATTCTCTACCTAGCCTTCCTCAAGGATAACATGGCTTCTTCATGGCCACAGTTGCCTGGCGTCAATACCTTCTTGGATTACTGGCTCTTAGGTGGTATCCTAGCAATCGTTGGGGCAACTACTAGCGCAGCAGGCCTCAGTCAAATGGTGGCGGACAAAGAAAAAGGCGTCCTAGCCGACTTCCTCTTAACTGATTTAAGCTATAACCAAATGCAATTTGGCTACTTCCTAGCCAGTGCCCTAATCAGTTTGATTATGCAAGTCCTTGCCCTAGGCTTATTATTTGCCTACTATGCCCTCACAGCGGGCATGACCCTATCAGGCCTGCAATTACTTCAACTCTTGGGCGCTATGGTCTTGTCAGCCCTGGTTTGGACTAGCTTCAATGTCTTACTCTTTGGCTTCGTCACAAGTGTGACCAGCTTCGGCCATGTTATGTTATTACTATCCACTTCCCTTGGCTTCTTCGCTGGCGTCTACTTACCGCTAGGTCTCTTACCACAAGTAAGTCGTTGGGTCATTCAAGTCACACCTGCCCCATACTTCTCCTCCCTTTTCCGTCACATTCTCCTAGCACCAACGCAAGAAGCCATGACCCAGCAAGTGCCTGACTTCATGTTACAACAAATCTTGCGCCATACCGGTGTCGGCTTGGATGTTGGTTTCTTAACCAGCGCTAGCCAGGAAGTCCTCATTCTCTTAGGCTTTGGCCTCCTCTTCCTCATTCTCATGCCAATCTTAGGCAAATTCAGTCGCAAACTAGCCTTACATAGTCTATAA
- a CDS encoding ABC transporter ATP-binding protein, which produces MLIQTQNLTKRYGNKTVVNQLSLSIPQGQLVALLGPNGAGKSTTIKMLTGLLSPSEGSIIFQGQQLSRSDYQRQLGVVFQDSILDQDLTVGQNLLSRAKCYRNFEASQLDFLIQVFELESILKQSYGTLSGGQRRRVDIARALVHQPKFLILDEPSTGLDIQTRNVIWDALLRLRQEQGLTILLTTHYLEEVENADYVYIIDHGHLIAADTVSQLKAQYAYDTLSLDLEDPQALAQELAPDYQVRLDGPLLKVDLKPEQSVWPLLDRYRPLIKHFEYHRGSVDDLFINLTGREIR; this is translated from the coding sequence ATGTTAATTCAAACCCAAAACCTAACCAAACGCTACGGCAACAAAACCGTTGTGAATCAACTCAGCCTATCCATCCCTCAAGGTCAATTAGTAGCCCTCTTAGGTCCCAATGGTGCCGGTAAATCCACCACTATTAAGATGCTAACAGGCCTCTTGTCTCCAAGCGAGGGTTCTATTATCTTCCAAGGTCAGCAACTCTCCCGCTCAGACTATCAACGCCAACTAGGCGTGGTCTTCCAAGACAGTATTTTAGACCAAGACCTGACCGTTGGCCAAAACCTCTTAAGTCGGGCCAAATGCTACCGTAACTTTGAAGCCAGTCAGCTAGACTTCCTAATCCAAGTCTTTGAACTCGAGTCAATCTTGAAGCAAAGCTATGGCACCTTATCTGGTGGCCAACGCCGTCGTGTCGACATTGCTCGGGCACTAGTCCACCAGCCTAAATTCCTAATTCTGGATGAGCCCTCAACTGGCTTAGATATTCAGACACGGAATGTCATCTGGGATGCCCTCTTGCGCCTGCGCCAAGAACAAGGACTGACCATCCTCTTAACCACCCACTACTTAGAAGAAGTAGAAAATGCCGACTATGTCTACATTATTGACCACGGCCACTTGATTGCAGCCGACACGGTTAGCCAGCTCAAGGCTCAATATGCCTATGACACCTTAAGCTTAGATCTTGAAGATCCGCAAGCCTTAGCCCAAGAACTCGCCCCCGACTATCAAGTCCGCCTAGATGGCCCGCTCTTGAAGGTTGACCTCAAGCCTGAGCAATCCGTCTGGCCCCTCTTAGATCGTTACCGCCCACTCATTAAGCACTTTGAATACCATCGCGGTAGTGTCGATGACCTCTTTATTAATTTAACCGGAAGGGAGATCCGCTAA
- a CDS encoding CpXC domain-containing protein: MSQYDVKQVACHQCQAPIDVKVYGTIDVTDQSPEREAILSGEFFKVKCPECGHEGMADYGFLYQDLQKGLVLFYEPDPSFFEEDVQVLKDTFTPEQMAVTTIRIVHGLPNLWEKIQIHEAGLDDRIVELQKYLVFAGFHQQMPDQPIKHILYQVAKEGKAQFLLGDDRELVATVAFDQGQYDLTKDSFAQELARYGGGFFINQQWAEWLMAQLEQDQD, encoded by the coding sequence ATGTCTCAATATGATGTGAAGCAAGTGGCTTGCCACCAATGTCAGGCACCAATCGACGTCAAGGTCTATGGAACAATCGATGTCACTGACCAGTCACCGGAACGTGAAGCCATTCTGTCTGGGGAATTTTTCAAAGTAAAATGTCCTGAGTGTGGCCATGAGGGCATGGCGGATTACGGCTTCCTCTATCAAGATTTACAAAAGGGCCTTGTCCTCTTCTACGAACCAGATCCTAGTTTTTTTGAAGAAGATGTGCAAGTATTGAAGGACACCTTCACCCCTGAACAGATGGCTGTCACCACTATCCGGATTGTACACGGCTTGCCTAATCTCTGGGAGAAGATTCAAATTCATGAGGCGGGACTAGATGACCGCATTGTAGAGTTACAAAAATACTTGGTCTTTGCTGGTTTCCACCAACAAATGCCAGACCAGCCTATTAAGCATATTCTTTATCAAGTGGCCAAGGAAGGTAAAGCCCAATTTCTGCTGGGGGATGACCGAGAATTGGTCGCGACGGTAGCCTTTGACCAAGGCCAGTATGACCTAACTAAGGACAGCTTTGCCCAGGAGCTAGCCCGCTACGGTGGCGGCTTCTTCATCAATCAGCAATGGGCGGAATGGCTCATGGCTCAACTAGAGCAAGACCAAGACTAG
- a CDS encoding nucleotide pyrophosphohydrolase, producing MNQQSSETMAAINRFRDERHWRPYHNEKDLAMSIAIEAAELMEIYQWRTPEEANSQDLEHIKEEVADVLIYTYMLADNLGLDIDDIIADKLRKNAIKYPAPPTELDGAASE from the coding sequence ATGAATCAACAAAGTTCAGAAACCATGGCGGCCATCAATCGTTTCCGCGATGAACGTCATTGGCGACCTTATCATAATGAGAAGGATTTGGCTATGTCTATTGCGATTGAAGCCGCGGAGTTGATGGAAATCTATCAATGGCGGACGCCTGAGGAAGCTAATAGTCAAGATTTAGAACATATTAAAGAAGAAGTAGCAGATGTTTTAATCTATACTTATATGCTGGCAGATAATTTAGGCCTGGATATTGACGACATTATTGCGGATAAACTGCGTAAGAATGCCATCAAGTACCCAGCCCCGCCAACAGAATTAGATGGGGCTGCTAGTGAGTAG
- the dltA gene encoding D-alanine--poly(phosphoribitol) ligase subunit DltA, with amino-acid sequence MLKFMQAIQAHRNSQVLACQLNRLNQDAQTLTYRDMWLAVDQLAGWLHETLGQDRSPLVVYGHKHPYMLVYFLACLKSGHAYCPIDLSMPLDRVAAIIEKLAPPLVLTTEDLPLDCRQVTLAQAQALVQAGSYDAPADDLAVKGFETAYIIYTSGSTGQPKGVCVSAENLDNFLTWYLPLIPAQPGESPVFIGQPPYSFDLSVMSVYPALCMGATLYQLDKGLLSNYGALFDCLKQSGISTWVSTPSFVDTCLADPQFNQELLPQVRRFAFCGEKLQARTAQALLDRFPLAKVYNSYGPTESTVMMTWVDIDQDLIDAYPDNLPVGRVRPGSLVKLLPLEEAEEGQGEIQIIGDTVAQGYYGQPELTAQKFGQVGGQPAYKTGDVGYFEEDLLFCNGRIDFQIKWHGYRIELEDIDANLIKHPLVSQAITLPKYEGDTVRSLVSFVIYDQVIQQRFQTVRELKAHLKQTLPDYMIPKKIVFLDSLPLNQNGKVDRKALGGLL; translated from the coding sequence ATGTTGAAATTTATGCAAGCAATCCAAGCCCATCGTAACTCACAGGTCCTGGCTTGCCAATTGAATCGTTTGAATCAGGATGCCCAAACACTCACCTATCGGGATATGTGGCTAGCCGTTGACCAATTAGCAGGCTGGTTGCATGAGACCTTAGGCCAGGACCGTTCACCCTTAGTCGTCTACGGACATAAGCATCCCTACATGTTGGTTTATTTCTTGGCTTGCCTCAAATCAGGTCATGCTTACTGTCCCATTGATTTGTCCATGCCGCTGGATCGGGTGGCCGCGATTATTGAGAAGTTGGCGCCACCTTTGGTTCTTACGACCGAAGACTTGCCACTAGATTGCCGGCAAGTCACTTTAGCCCAAGCTCAAGCCCTTGTGCAGGCGGGGAGCTATGATGCGCCAGCTGATGACCTGGCGGTTAAGGGTTTTGAGACAGCCTATATTATCTATACCTCTGGCTCTACTGGCCAACCTAAAGGAGTCTGTGTCTCAGCCGAGAACCTGGACAATTTCTTGACTTGGTATCTGCCACTGATTCCAGCCCAGCCAGGAGAGAGCCCTGTATTCATCGGCCAACCACCTTACTCCTTCGATCTGTCGGTCATGAGTGTCTATCCTGCCCTCTGCATGGGTGCCACCTTATACCAATTGGACAAGGGCTTGTTAAGCAATTATGGGGCCTTATTCGACTGCCTCAAGCAGTCGGGCATTTCCACTTGGGTGTCCACACCGTCCTTTGTGGATACTTGTTTGGCCGATCCGCAATTCAATCAAGAACTGCTGCCCCAAGTCAGACGTTTCGCCTTCTGCGGTGAGAAACTTCAGGCCCGTACGGCTCAGGCCCTCTTGGATCGTTTCCCGCTGGCTAAGGTCTATAATTCCTATGGGCCAACTGAATCGACAGTTATGATGACTTGGGTGGATATCGATCAAGATCTGATTGATGCCTATCCTGATAATTTACCAGTCGGGCGTGTCCGTCCTGGCAGTCTGGTCAAGTTGCTGCCCCTAGAAGAGGCAGAAGAAGGCCAGGGTGAAATTCAAATCATTGGGGATACGGTCGCTCAAGGTTATTATGGTCAACCGGAACTAACGGCCCAAAAATTTGGTCAAGTCGGTGGGCAACCTGCCTATAAGACAGGGGACGTGGGTTACTTTGAAGAAGACTTGCTCTTCTGTAATGGTCGGATTGACTTTCAGATTAAGTGGCATGGCTACCGGATTGAACTGGAGGACATTGATGCTAACCTAATCAAGCATCCTCTGGTCAGCCAAGCCATCACCCTACCCAAGTACGAAGGTGATACGGTCAGAAGTTTAGTCAGCTTTGTGATTTATGATCAGGTCATCCAGCAACGTTTCCAAACAGTGCGTGAACTCAAGGCGCATTTGAAGCAGACCTTGCCAGACTACATGATTCCTAAGAAAATCGTCTTTCTGGATAGCCTACCTCTTAATCAAAATGGCAAGGTCGACCGGAAGGCCTTAGGAGGGCTCTTATGA
- the dltB gene encoding D-alanyl-lipoteichoic acid biosynthesis protein DltB — protein sequence MTYFGDEKFALIAAIFCLGGLVIRWRQWPIKYWLALGSLIIYAGVFGADFQHLLVSLVFLAFQYGLIQYQFRHPEFKWTVYLSFLPLVLAKLHEIWPIYSFGFVGISYLSFKVVQILLETQDGLIKEMSLVDYLSFLLFFPVVSAGPIDRSKRFVADTEKILDWKDYWELLGLGSYRLLLGAVYKFVIAAVIFKWLSALQVGNYFYYLIKYAYGYTFYLFFDFAGYSLMAVGLSNLLGIETPMNFKQPFLAIDIKDFWNRWHISLSQWLRDFVFSRVMMNFIRHKRFKTRLNRAMAAYMANMLFMGFWHGFSFHYILYGCYHGVLMAGFEAYQKKSKFYKKYKNHSLYKLVSWAVTLQLVVLGMFIFSNKFPEVVGKWLGFGQG from the coding sequence ATGACCTACTTTGGCGATGAAAAGTTTGCCCTGATAGCAGCGATTTTCTGCCTAGGCGGACTGGTAATTCGTTGGCGTCAGTGGCCAATCAAATATTGGCTGGCCCTAGGCTCCTTGATTATCTATGCGGGTGTCTTCGGCGCAGATTTCCAACATTTGCTTGTCTCACTGGTCTTCTTAGCCTTTCAATATGGTTTGATTCAATATCAATTTCGTCATCCCGAGTTTAAGTGGACGGTCTACCTGTCCTTTCTGCCCTTGGTTTTGGCCAAGTTACATGAAATTTGGCCCATCTACAGCTTTGGCTTTGTCGGCATCTCCTATCTGTCTTTTAAGGTGGTGCAGATTCTGCTAGAGACCCAGGACGGCCTCATTAAGGAAATGTCCTTGGTCGATTACCTGAGCTTCCTGCTCTTCTTCCCAGTTGTCAGTGCCGGCCCTATTGACCGCTCCAAGCGCTTTGTGGCAGATACGGAGAAGATTCTGGACTGGAAAGACTATTGGGAACTGCTGGGCCTGGGGAGTTATCGCCTCTTACTCGGGGCTGTCTACAAATTTGTCATTGCTGCCGTCATTTTCAAGTGGCTGTCGGCATTACAGGTTGGCAATTATTTTTACTATTTGATTAAATACGCCTACGGCTATACCTTCTATTTATTCTTTGACTTTGCTGGATATAGCCTCATGGCAGTAGGGCTCAGTAACCTCTTAGGGATTGAGACCCCAATGAACTTTAAGCAACCATTCTTGGCCATCGATATCAAGGATTTCTGGAATCGTTGGCACATTAGCTTATCCCAATGGCTGCGGGACTTCGTCTTCTCGCGCGTCATGATGAATTTTATTCGTCATAAGCGTTTCAAGACCCGGCTTAATCGGGCCATGGCAGCCTATATGGCCAATATGCTATTCATGGGCTTTTGGCATGGTTTCTCCTTCCATTATATCCTCTATGGTTGTTACCACGGGGTTTTAATGGCTGGCTTTGAAGCCTATCAGAAGAAATCAAAATTTTATAAGAAATACAAAAACCACTCCCTCTACAAGCTAGTAAGCTGGGCAGTGACTTTGCAATTGGTTGTCTTGGGGATGTTCATCTTCTCCAATAAATTTCCAGAAGTCGTAGGGAAGTGGCTAGGATTTGGACAAGGTTAG